The following proteins come from a genomic window of Streptomyces sp. NBC_00539:
- a CDS encoding amino acid adenylation domain-containing protein, translating to MTRTETPVPLRIARQADLTPDAIAARGPEGELTYRLLDRRARALARELRAAGAGPEDTVLLGVRRGLHWAVGVLGIWYAGAALLPVDLDTPDERLRTLTDAAGTRYAVAPGHLAAADLQRRCGRELFWAGTDGRPQEEAGREALPEPAACDPDSLAYVLFTSGSTGRPKPVAVAHRSLAAQSAVLAERYALTRADRVLQFAAPAFDVALEEALPTWCTGGAAVFVEDNVLSPAELEPFLAERGVSVVNLPTPYWAQWAKDVERRPRQLPADLRRVVIGSDAGRTADLKRWAAAGGPPVVSCYGLTESTITATSYEAGPAELLALTGDEVIPLGTPLPGVRAYVLDEALTEAPAGAAGELYLAGDCLARGYHGRPAPTSERFVADPFGRRPGERMYRTGDRVRRTADGTLEFLGRADDQVKIRGFRVELKEVEAAVAAHPDVLDVVARAVRDRGEPQVAAYVVTVPGSTLDGRGLRGHLARRVPGHLVPAHIVILAELPRTPGGKLDPRALPALPSPAAATVSR from the coding sequence ATGACCCGGACCGAGACCCCCGTACCGCTGCGGATCGCGCGGCAGGCGGACCTCACCCCCGACGCGATCGCGGCACGCGGGCCGGAAGGCGAGCTGACGTACCGCCTGCTCGACCGCCGCGCCCGTGCCCTGGCCCGGGAGCTCCGGGCCGCCGGCGCGGGCCCGGAGGACACGGTGCTGCTCGGGGTGCGCCGGGGCCTGCACTGGGCGGTCGGCGTCCTCGGGATCTGGTATGCCGGCGCGGCGCTGCTGCCGGTGGACCTGGACACCCCCGACGAGAGGCTCCGTACGCTGACGGACGCCGCCGGCACCCGGTACGCGGTCGCCCCCGGCCACCTGGCGGCGGCCGACCTGCAACGGCGCTGCGGACGCGAGCTGTTCTGGGCCGGCACGGACGGACGGCCGCAGGAGGAGGCCGGCCGGGAGGCGCTGCCCGAGCCGGCGGCCTGCGACCCCGACTCGCTCGCCTACGTGCTCTTCACGTCGGGTTCGACCGGCCGGCCCAAACCCGTGGCCGTCGCCCACCGGTCACTCGCCGCCCAGAGCGCCGTCCTGGCGGAGCGCTACGCGCTGACCCGGGCGGACCGGGTGCTGCAGTTCGCGGCGCCCGCCTTCGACGTGGCCCTGGAGGAAGCCCTGCCCACCTGGTGCACGGGGGGCGCGGCCGTCTTCGTGGAGGACAACGTCCTGTCGCCGGCCGAGCTCGAACCCTTCCTGGCCGAGCGGGGGGTGAGCGTGGTGAACCTGCCCACACCGTACTGGGCGCAGTGGGCGAAGGACGTGGAGCGCCGGCCCCGGCAACTGCCCGCAGACCTGCGCCGGGTGGTCATCGGCAGCGACGCCGGACGCACCGCCGACCTCAAGCGCTGGGCCGCCGCGGGCGGCCCGCCCGTGGTCAGCTGCTACGGCCTGACCGAGTCCACGATCACCGCCACCTCCTACGAGGCGGGCCCGGCGGAACTGCTCGCCCTCACCGGCGACGAGGTCATCCCGCTGGGCACCCCGCTCCCGGGCGTGCGGGCGTACGTCCTCGACGAGGCGCTGACCGAGGCGCCGGCCGGGGCGGCGGGCGAGCTGTACCTCGCCGGCGACTGCCTGGCCCGCGGCTACCACGGCAGGCCGGCGCCGACCTCGGAACGCTTCGTCGCGGACCCCTTCGGTAGGCGGCCGGGCGAGCGGATGTACCGCACCGGCGACCGGGTCCGGCGCACCGCGGACGGCACGCTGGAGTTCCTGGGGCGCGCGGACGACCAGGTCAAGATCCGCGGCTTCCGGGTGGAGCTCAAGGAGGTCGAGGCCGCCGTCGCCGCCCACCCCGACGTCCTGGACGTGGTCGCCCGCGCGGTGCGCGACCGCGGCGAACCCCAGGTCGCGGCCTACGTGGTGACGGTGCCCGGCAGCACGCTGGACGGGCGGGGACTGCGCGGCCACCTCGCCCGCCGGGTGCCCGGTCATCTGGTTCCGGCCCATATCGTGATCCTGGCGGAACTGCCCCGTACTCCGGGCGGCAAGCTCGATCCGCGCGCCCTGCCCGCCCTGCCCTCCCCGGCCGCCGCCACCGTGTCCCGCTGA
- a CDS encoding amino acid adenylation domain-containing protein — MNHPPTEPSPDSVRSRVEDVLPLSPLQDGILFHSLFDESERDVYVAQLLLDLSGPLDARRLRDAADGVLARHANLRAGFLRRASGDPAQVVQRDVRAPWREEDLSALDGPALRRALDTLLAEDRARRFDLARPPLLRFTLIRTGPHSHRLLLTYHHILMDGWSWPVLVRELLAAHDARPDGSGPAPVTPYSSFLRWLGTRDTAAARDAWSRSLAGLAGGSRTAPVSVPPGAVLPDRVETELARATTDRLTELARAHRLTPGTVLQGAWALLLGQQLRSEDVVFGAIVSGRSPELPGVADIVGLCINTVPVRVRIDRAEPLVELFGRLQEEQAALIEHHHLSLVEVQRLAGAGELFDSCVAFQNYPVDADGLAALSGGDLRVTGVDPHDAAHYPLTLTAVPGTRLRLQIDYRPDVFGADQARAVLDRLVRLLEAVVEDPRLPVGALDLLSAAERHRVLVEWNDTACDEDYAEVVERVREQAALTPAATAVTDDRGREIGYAGLIARTDTLSLRLLEAGVGAGDLVAVLSEPTAAVPVALLGILGAGAAYVPLDPEGPVARTADLLGAGGIGWLLAAPAQQERAREIADACGGAVRVLALADTGDTAPASRAPLAGGPDALAYVCFTSGSTGKPKGAMVHRRGMNNHLLSKLDDLELTTGDRVVMNAPLTFDISVWQMLAPLITGGRVHLVSRDTARDPAVLFADAARRGITVLETVPSFVRAAVDLWDTGAVPPALPELRWFIVNGEVLPPELCERWYARYPDAAIINAYGLTECSDDNTHAFIGHDVGALLEQGRLPVGRPLRNNRLYVLDQGLAPVPPGVPGELFIAGTGVGPGYLRDPRRTSERYVPDPFAAEPGSRMYRTGDLARLRADGQLDFLGRQDHQVKIRGNRIELGEVETALRAVPGVSEAVVAVDRDQAGQQRLIAYYTGSPAPEEVRSALGLALPNYMVPAMFLALPAFPLTTNGKLDRKALPDPATVARPAGRAPETPAEQTLCTIFAEVLGLPGAGPDDDFFAHGGHSLLATRLMGRVRSECGARLTIRDLFETPTPAGLAARLAAAGAVAADGPGRPARPVLRPRARDHA; from the coding sequence GTGAACCACCCGCCGACCGAGCCGTCACCCGACTCCGTCCGGTCCCGCGTCGAGGACGTGCTGCCCCTGTCACCGCTCCAGGACGGCATCCTCTTCCACTCCCTCTTCGACGAGAGCGAACGCGACGTCTACGTGGCCCAGTTGCTGCTGGACCTCAGCGGCCCCCTCGACGCCCGCCGGCTGCGGGACGCCGCCGACGGCGTCCTCGCCCGGCACGCCAACCTCCGCGCCGGCTTCCTGCGCCGCGCCTCCGGCGACCCCGCACAGGTCGTGCAGCGCGACGTACGCGCCCCCTGGCGGGAGGAGGACCTCTCCGCCCTCGACGGTCCCGCCCTGCGGCGTGCCCTCGACACGCTGCTCGCCGAGGACCGGGCCCGCCGCTTCGACCTCGCCCGGCCGCCGCTGCTGCGCTTCACCCTCATCCGCACCGGGCCGCACAGCCACCGGCTGCTGCTCACCTACCACCACATCCTGATGGACGGCTGGTCCTGGCCCGTCCTGGTCCGGGAACTCCTCGCCGCCCACGACGCCCGCCCCGACGGCAGCGGGCCCGCGCCCGTCACCCCGTACTCCTCCTTCCTGCGCTGGCTCGGCACCCGCGACACGGCGGCCGCCCGGGACGCCTGGAGCCGGTCGCTGGCCGGCCTCGCCGGCGGCAGCAGGACGGCGCCGGTGTCCGTACCCCCGGGCGCGGTGCTCCCGGACCGGGTCGAGACCGAGCTCGCCCGGGCCACCACCGACCGGCTCACCGAGCTGGCCCGTGCCCACCGGCTGACGCCCGGTACCGTGCTGCAAGGCGCGTGGGCCCTGCTGCTCGGCCAGCAACTGCGCTCCGAGGACGTGGTGTTCGGCGCCATCGTCAGCGGCCGCTCCCCGGAGCTGCCCGGTGTCGCCGACATCGTGGGGCTGTGCATCAACACCGTTCCGGTGCGGGTGCGGATCGATCGCGCCGAGCCCCTCGTGGAGCTCTTCGGCCGGCTCCAGGAGGAGCAGGCCGCGCTGATCGAGCACCACCACCTCAGCCTCGTGGAGGTCCAGCGCCTCGCCGGCGCCGGGGAACTCTTCGACTCCTGCGTCGCGTTCCAGAACTACCCCGTCGACGCCGACGGGCTCGCCGCACTCTCCGGCGGTGACCTCCGCGTCACCGGCGTGGACCCGCACGACGCCGCCCACTACCCGCTCACCCTGACCGCCGTCCCCGGCACCCGGCTGCGCCTCCAGATCGACTACCGCCCCGACGTCTTCGGCGCGGACCAGGCCCGGGCCGTGCTCGACCGGCTGGTCCGCCTCCTGGAAGCGGTGGTGGAGGACCCCCGGCTGCCCGTCGGCGCGCTGGACCTGCTCTCCGCCGCCGAACGGCACCGGGTGCTGGTGGAGTGGAACGACACCGCCTGCGACGAGGACTACGCCGAGGTGGTCGAGCGGGTACGGGAGCAGGCGGCGCTGACCCCGGCCGCGACGGCCGTCACCGACGACCGCGGCCGGGAGATCGGCTACGCGGGGCTGATCGCCCGCACCGACACGCTCAGCCTGCGGCTGCTCGAAGCCGGCGTGGGCGCCGGAGACCTCGTCGCGGTGCTCAGCGAACCCACCGCCGCCGTCCCGGTCGCCCTGCTCGGCATCCTGGGGGCGGGCGCCGCCTACGTGCCGCTCGACCCCGAAGGGCCCGTCGCCCGTACCGCCGACCTGCTCGGCGCGGGCGGGATCGGCTGGCTGCTGGCCGCCCCCGCCCAGCAGGAGCGGGCCCGGGAGATCGCCGACGCGTGCGGGGGAGCCGTCCGCGTCCTGGCCCTCGCGGACACGGGCGACACGGCCCCGGCGTCGCGCGCCCCCCTCGCCGGCGGACCCGACGCACTGGCGTACGTCTGCTTCACCTCCGGCTCCACCGGCAAGCCCAAGGGCGCCATGGTGCACCGGCGGGGCATGAACAACCACCTGCTGAGCAAGCTGGACGACCTCGAACTGACCACCGGTGACCGGGTGGTGATGAACGCCCCGCTCACCTTCGACATCTCCGTCTGGCAGATGCTCGCGCCGCTGATCACCGGCGGCCGGGTGCACCTCGTCAGCCGGGACACGGCCCGCGACCCGGCCGTGCTCTTCGCCGACGCTGCGCGCCGCGGCATCACCGTGCTGGAGACGGTGCCCTCCTTCGTCCGCGCCGCCGTGGACCTGTGGGACACCGGCGCCGTCCCGCCCGCGCTCCCCGAGCTGCGCTGGTTCATCGTCAACGGTGAAGTCCTGCCCCCGGAACTGTGCGAGCGCTGGTACGCCCGCTACCCGGACGCGGCGATCATCAACGCCTACGGCCTCACCGAGTGCTCCGACGACAACACCCACGCCTTCATCGGCCACGACGTGGGCGCCCTGCTCGAACAAGGGCGGCTGCCCGTCGGCCGCCCGCTGCGCAACAACCGCCTGTACGTCCTCGACCAGGGCCTCGCCCCGGTACCGCCGGGGGTGCCCGGTGAACTGTTCATCGCGGGAACGGGCGTGGGCCCCGGTTACCTGCGCGACCCCCGCCGCACCAGCGAGCGCTACGTCCCCGACCCGTTCGCCGCCGAGCCGGGCAGCCGGATGTACCGCACCGGCGACCTGGCCCGGCTCCGCGCGGACGGCCAGCTCGACTTCCTCGGCCGCCAGGACCACCAGGTCAAGATCCGCGGCAACCGCATCGAGCTCGGCGAGGTGGAGACGGCCCTGCGCGCCGTGCCGGGCGTCAGCGAGGCCGTGGTCGCCGTCGACCGCGACCAGGCCGGGCAGCAGCGGCTGATCGCCTACTACACCGGCTCGCCCGCTCCCGAGGAGGTGCGCTCCGCCCTCGGTCTGGCCCTGCCGAACTACATGGTCCCCGCCATGTTCCTGGCCCTGCCCGCGTTCCCGCTCACCACCAACGGCAAGCTCGACCGCAAGGCCCTGCCGGACCCCGCCACCGTGGCGCGTCCCGCCGGCCGCGCCCCGGAGACCCCGGCCGAGCAGACGCTCTGCACGATCTTCGCCGAGGTGCTGGGCCTGCCCGGCGCCGGCCCGGACGACGACTTCTTCGCGCACGGGGGGCACTCCCTGCTCGCCACCCGGCTCATGGGCCGCGTCCGCAGCGAGTGCGGCGCCCGGCTGACCATCCGGGACCTCTTCGAAACCCCGACCCCCGCCGGGCTGGCAGCCCGCCTCGCCGCCGCAGGGGCGGTCGCCGCGGACGGCCCGGGCCGGCCCGCCCGTCCGGTGCTGCGCCCGCGCGCCCGGGACCACGCCTGA
- a CDS encoding non-ribosomal peptide synthetase, whose protein sequence is MIPLSHAQQRLWFLGRDGDDGAQYSIPVGLRLRGTLDRSALRGALADVTDRHEALRTLFPDEGGRPRQEVLATGAAAPDLAVVLCAHEERERLVAAAARRPFDLAAEIPLRAHLFAHGSEDHYLLLVLHHIAGDGRSMDLLVRDLAAAYTARVRHEDPNWPELTLHYPDFAIWQRELLGDPADPASLHARQLAHWTRALAGLPEELELPADRPRPPVASHRGALVTARLDPALHTALADLAQARRATPFMAVQSAFAALLTRLGAGTDLPLGCPVDGRDDEALHDVIGLFVHTLVVRADTSGDPAFEELLDRVRDAVLDAHVHQDVPFESLVERLNPARSPSRHPLFQVAVAGQRGEGPAPELPGLVTEVEAVRTGTAKFDLTLEVDERRDPVTGAPAGIGLSLEYADDLFDGATAQALLDRLVRLTAEAVRDPAAPLAALDVLAPGERAELLEGRAGRPARPQDSRATVHALFAERAAEHPGRTAVVCADREGTYGELDLLSDAVADGLEDLGVRSGDTVAVLMERSVELIAACLGVLKAGAAYLPLDARAPRARSAAVVAGAGAAVLVTDSPQSDGALRETLGAGRVLRPGPGTGAARTTVRGPGHADALAYVMYTSGSTGTPKGVTVPHREVVALARDSRWRGGAHERVLFRSPHAFDASTYELWVPLLNGGVVVVAPPGDLDVAELARLIADRKVTGTFLTATLFNVLADAHLPELASLREVMTGGEAASPPMVRRVREACPDTTVTNAYGPTETTTFSAVFPLAPGRPVPDGRIPIGRPLDGTRLYVLDDRLAPVPPGVPGELYIAGSGLAQGYLNRPGLTAERFVACPYGPAGERMYRTGDRARWNAGGQVEYLGRADRQVKIRGLRIEPGEIENVLAAHPAVGQAAVTVVTGPAGPALAGYAVPADGAEAPSAAALRDHLAAALPDYMVPHSLTLLDRFPVTPNGKIDTAALPAPAPAAADRAHVAPRNGTERALCAVWEAVLGHERVGVRDNFFDLGGHSLLATRLLAEVRSALGSTVGIRAFFAAPTVEQLAVALTESPEQDVPADEPAVVRRPRRPRPA, encoded by the coding sequence GTGATCCCTCTGTCCCACGCCCAGCAGCGGCTGTGGTTCCTCGGCCGCGACGGCGATGACGGCGCGCAGTACAGCATCCCCGTCGGGCTGAGGCTGCGCGGCACGCTCGACCGCTCGGCGCTGCGCGGCGCCCTGGCCGACGTCACCGACCGGCACGAGGCCCTGCGCACCCTCTTCCCGGACGAAGGGGGCCGCCCCCGGCAGGAGGTCCTCGCCACCGGCGCCGCCGCACCGGACCTGGCCGTCGTCCTGTGCGCCCACGAGGAGCGCGAGCGGCTCGTCGCCGCCGCCGCCCGGCGGCCGTTCGACCTCGCCGCGGAAATCCCCCTGCGCGCGCACCTGTTCGCGCACGGGAGCGAGGACCACTACCTGCTGCTCGTCCTGCACCACATCGCCGGGGACGGCCGGTCCATGGACCTCCTGGTCCGGGACCTCGCCGCCGCCTACACCGCCCGGGTCCGCCACGAGGACCCGAACTGGCCCGAACTGACGCTCCACTACCCCGACTTCGCGATCTGGCAGCGCGAGCTGCTGGGGGACCCCGCTGATCCGGCGTCCCTCCACGCCCGGCAGCTCGCCCACTGGACCCGCGCCCTGGCCGGGCTGCCCGAGGAGCTGGAGCTGCCGGCCGACCGGCCGCGGCCGCCCGTCGCCTCCCACCGCGGAGCACTGGTGACGGCGCGCCTCGACCCCGCCCTGCACACCGCGCTCGCGGACCTCGCCCAGGCCCGGCGGGCGACGCCGTTCATGGCGGTGCAGTCCGCCTTCGCCGCCCTGCTCACCCGGCTCGGGGCGGGCACCGACCTCCCGCTGGGCTGCCCCGTCGACGGGCGGGACGACGAGGCCCTGCACGATGTCATCGGCCTCTTCGTGCACACCCTCGTCGTCCGCGCCGACACCTCCGGCGACCCGGCCTTCGAAGAACTTCTCGACCGGGTGCGCGACGCGGTCCTGGACGCCCACGTCCACCAGGACGTCCCCTTCGAATCCCTGGTCGAACGGCTCAACCCGGCCCGCTCCCCGTCCCGGCACCCGCTGTTCCAGGTCGCCGTCGCCGGACAGCGCGGCGAAGGCCCCGCCCCCGAACTGCCCGGCCTCGTCACGGAGGTGGAGGCGGTCCGCACCGGTACCGCCAAGTTCGACCTGACCCTGGAGGTGGACGAGCGCCGCGACCCCGTCACCGGCGCCCCGGCCGGGATCGGCCTGTCCCTGGAATACGCGGACGACCTGTTCGACGGGGCCACCGCGCAGGCACTGCTCGACCGGCTGGTACGGCTGACCGCCGAGGCCGTCCGCGACCCCGCCGCCCCCCTCGCCGCCCTGGACGTCCTCGCCCCCGGGGAGCGCGCCGAGCTGCTGGAGGGCCGCGCGGGCCGCCCCGCGCGCCCGCAGGACTCCCGCGCGACCGTGCACGCGCTGTTCGCGGAGCGGGCCGCGGAGCACCCCGGCCGCACCGCCGTGGTCTGCGCCGACCGCGAGGGCACGTACGGGGAACTCGACCTGCTCTCCGACGCGGTCGCCGACGGCCTGGAGGACCTCGGAGTGCGCTCCGGCGATACCGTCGCCGTGCTGATGGAGCGCTCCGTCGAGCTGATCGCCGCCTGCCTCGGCGTGCTCAAGGCCGGCGCCGCCTACCTGCCGCTGGACGCGCGGGCCCCGCGGGCGCGGTCCGCCGCCGTCGTGGCCGGCGCCGGCGCCGCCGTACTGGTCACGGACTCCCCGCAGTCCGACGGCGCACTCCGCGAAACCCTCGGTGCCGGACGTGTGCTGCGGCCCGGACCGGGTACGGGGGCCGCGCGCACCACGGTCCGCGGCCCCGGGCACGCCGACGCCCTGGCCTACGTGATGTACACCTCCGGTTCCACCGGCACCCCCAAGGGGGTCACCGTCCCGCACCGTGAGGTCGTCGCCCTCGCCCGGGACAGCCGCTGGCGCGGCGGGGCCCACGAGCGGGTGCTGTTCCGCTCCCCGCACGCCTTCGACGCCTCCACCTACGAGTTGTGGGTGCCGCTGCTGAACGGCGGCGTCGTGGTGGTGGCCCCGCCCGGGGACCTGGACGTCGCGGAACTCGCCCGCCTGATCGCCGACCGGAAGGTCACCGGCACCTTCCTGACGGCCACCCTCTTCAACGTACTGGCCGACGCGCACCTGCCGGAACTGGCCTCCCTGCGCGAGGTGATGACGGGAGGCGAGGCCGCCTCGCCGCCCATGGTCCGCCGGGTCCGCGAGGCCTGTCCGGACACCACCGTCACCAATGCGTACGGGCCGACGGAGACCACCACCTTCTCGGCGGTCTTCCCCCTCGCGCCCGGCCGTCCCGTCCCCGACGGCCGGATCCCCATCGGCCGGCCCCTGGACGGCACCCGGCTGTACGTCCTCGACGACCGGCTCGCCCCGGTCCCCCCGGGGGTTCCCGGCGAGCTGTACATCGCCGGCAGCGGTCTGGCGCAGGGTTACCTGAACCGCCCCGGCCTCACCGCGGAACGCTTCGTGGCCTGCCCGTACGGGCCCGCGGGGGAGCGGATGTACCGCACCGGCGACCGGGCCCGGTGGAACGCGGGCGGTCAGGTGGAGTACCTCGGCCGGGCCGACCGCCAGGTCAAGATCCGCGGCCTGCGCATCGAACCCGGCGAGATCGAGAACGTGCTCGCCGCGCACCCCGCGGTGGGACAGGCCGCCGTCACCGTGGTGACCGGCCCCGCCGGCCCCGCGCTCGCCGGATACGCCGTGCCGGCCGACGGCGCCGAGGCCCCGAGCGCGGCCGCCCTGCGCGACCACCTCGCCGCGGCCCTGCCCGACTACATGGTTCCGCATTCGCTCACGCTGCTGGACCGCTTCCCCGTGACACCCAACGGCAAGATCGACACGGCGGCCCTGCCCGCCCCCGCCCCGGCCGCCGCCGACCGGGCCCACGTGGCCCCGCGGAACGGCACCGAGCGCGCCCTGTGCGCCGTCTGGGAGGCTGTCCTCGGCCATGAGCGGGTCGGCGTCCGTGACAACTTCTTCGACCTCGGCGGCCATTCGCTGCTCGCCACCCGTCTCCTCGCCGAGGTGCGCTCGGCTCTCGGCTCGACCGTGGGCATCCGTGCCTTCTTCGCCGCGCCGACGGTGGAGCAGCTCGCCGTGGCGCTGACCGAGAGCCCGGAGCAGGACGTGCCCGCCGACGAACCGGCGGTGGTCCGCCGCCCCCGCCGCCCCCGGCCGGCCTGA